TGTAACTTTAATAAACAGAGGTAAATAATTATGAATTTATTGAGTAACATTTTATACGACATGATCTATCACAGTGCCCCGCTTATCCTGGCTGTGCTGGGTGGACTGTTTGCACACAAGGCAAATGTCCTTAATATTGGGCTGGAGGGAATGATGCTCATGGGTGCCTTCAGCAGTACACTTTTTGTCATGATTACGGGTAATTTGTGGATTGGAGTTTTATTAAGCGTCTTCTGTACCTTGATACTTGGATTGATATTCTCATTTTTCGGGATAACGATGAAGAGCAACTTCATCATTACTGGTTTTGGTATAAATATATTTGTTCTAGCCTTAAGCTCCTTCCTTCTAAAGTATTTGCGGATGGCCAATATTAATGTAAGCTCCATTGTTAATGTAACAAACCTAAAGATCAATATTCCGATTATTAAGGACATACCCATAGCAGGCAGTCTTTTAAGCGGGCATACTGTTATTACCTATATCAGCTTCATACTCATACTTGTTGTATCAATTGTAATGTACAAAACAAAGTTTGGCGTATATGTCAGAGTTGTAGGGGAAAATGAAGAAGCAGCAAAGTCAGTTGGTATCAACAGTGCTGCTATCAAATATACAGCAGTACTCATCGGGGCCGCTCTTTGTGCTCTGGCCGGAGCAAATCTGGCAGTTGAAAGAATGGCACTGTTTACAAATAATATGACGGCCGGCAGAGGATTTATTGCCATAGCAGCAATATACTGCGGCGGAGCCAAGCCCGTTAAGTCAAGTATTTATGCCATTATTTTCGGGCTGGCAAAATCCCTGGCCATAAATCTGGCTCTGTTTGCCGGACCTGTTTCAGGA
The sequence above is a segment of the Pseudobacteroides sp. genome. Coding sequences within it:
- a CDS encoding ABC transporter permease, which encodes MNLLSNILYDMIYHSAPLILAVLGGLFAHKANVLNIGLEGMMLMGAFSSTLFVMITGNLWIGVLLSVFCTLILGLIFSFFGITMKSNFIITGFGINIFVLALSSFLLKYLRMANINVSSIVNVTNLKINIPIIKDIPIAGSLLSGHTVITYISFILILVVSIVMYKTKFGVYVRVVGENEEAAKSVGINSAAIKYTAVLIGAALCALAGANLAVERMALFTNNMTAGRGFIAIAAIYCGGAKPVKSSIYAIIFGLAKSLAINLALFAGPVSGLFEIVPYLMIVIVLFAVSAVEARRTKIRGFKLE